GTTGCCGGCGGTCGCCTTCAGCTCGTCGCTGGTGCCCTCGGCGACCACCCGGCCCCGGTCGATCACGGTGATCCGGTCGGCGAGCCGGTCCGCCTCCTCCAGGTACTGGGTCGTCAGCAGGATCGTGGTGCCGCCGGCCACGAGTTCACCGACCGCCTCCCAGGTGTCCAGCCTGCTCTCCGGGTCGAGGCCGGTGGTGGGCTCGTCCAGGACGACCAGGGGCGGGGAGCCGACGAGGGCGGCGGCGAGATCGAGGCGTCGGCGCGTTCCGCCGGAGTAGGTGCCGGCCGGGCGGCCCGCCACGGCGGTGAGCCGGAAGCGGGACAGCAGATCGTCGGCGAGGCGGCGGGCCGTACGGCGACCCACACCGCGCAGTTTCGCGAGGAGATACAGATTCTCGAATCCGGTCAACAGTCCGTCGACCGTCGAATACTGGCCGGCCATACCGATGCTGCAGCGCACTTTCTCCGGGTGCTCGTAAACATCCCAGCCATTGACGACAACCCGTCCGGAATCAGGGCTGAGGAGTGTCGTGAGAATTTTGACCAGTGTGGTCTTACCGGCTCCGTTGGGTCCCAGCAGGCCCCTCACCTCGCCGTATCTCACCTCCAGTTCAACACCTCGTAACGCATGGTTCGCCCGGTATTTCTTGTGGAGGGCATCGACGAGGACGGCCGACGCGGTTGACGTATGCACGGAACGTTTCTACGCCTGCGTCCGGGTTCGGTCGATCATGGAAGAGTCAAGGTTTCTTGCCGATTCGATGGCCTTGCTTTAGGGCTGCTTGAACTTTTCAGGGCATGTTCGAGAACCAAGATCACGTACGGTTCCTGTCGTGCGAGAATTACTCACGATGCTGAGGGAGCGGGCGGCGCGCGATCCGCAGCAGCCTGCCGTGACATTGGTTTCCGACTTCACCGACATCAACAGAACGGTGCGCAATCGCGCGGAACTCGATCTGCATTCCCGGCGCACGGCCTCCTGGCTCCGGGAAAGATTCTCCCCGGGAGATCGGGCACTTCTCCTCTACTCTCCGGGCATCGAGTTCACCACCGCCTTCTCCGCCTGTGTCTACGCCGGGGTCATCGCCGTGCCGGCCCCGCTGCCGGGCCGCTACCGGCATGAACGCCGCCGGCTCGCCGCCATCGCCCGGGACGCGGGCGTGCGCGTCGTCCTCACCCAGAGCGGCGATCTGCCGGACGTAGAGAAGTGGGTGGCCGAGGAGGGCATCGTCGGCGCCGTCTGTCACGCCACCGACACCGGCGAAGGCGACCCGGAGGCCTGGACCGCCCCCGAGGTCTCCCCGGACACCCTGGCCCTGCTGCAGTACACCTCCGGATCGACCGGCGACCCCAAGGGGGTCATGGTCACCCACGGCAACCTGGTCGCCAACGTCGAACGGATGGTGGACACCTTCGGCAACGACAGCGCCACCACGTACGGCGGCTGGATCCCCCTGTACCACGACATGGGCCTCATCGGCCTGATGCTGCCCGGCCTCCTGTGCGGCAGTGGCTATGTGCAGATGGACCCCATGTCCTTCCTGCGCCGGCCGTACCACTGGCTGCGGATGCTGGACGCCTGCGACGTGGGATTCACCGCCGCGCCCGACTTCGGCTACGAGCTGTGCGTCCGCCGCGTCACCGACGAGCAGCTCGCCACGCTCGACCTCTCCCGGGTCAAACTCGCCGACGGCTCGGAACCGGTCCGCGCCGACGTCGTCGCCGCCTTCACCGAGCGGTTCGCCGCCGCCGGCCTGCGACCCGAGGCGCTCATCCCCGTCTACGGCCTGGCCGAGGCGACTCTGCTGGCGTCCGGTACCGCGGGGCGGCCCCCGCTGCGGACCGCGGTCGACGCGGCGGCACTGGAGAACCAGGTGCTCAGGCCGGCCACCGGCACGGAACCGTCCCGCGTGCTCGTCGGCTGCGGGGCGCCGACCGGGTCCGACGTACTGATCGTCGACCCCGGCACCGGCAGGGCCCTGCCGGACGGCCGCATCGGCGAGATCTGGCTCAGCGGCCCCTGCGTCACCGCGGGCTACTGGGAGAACGAGCACGTCACCGAGGCCACGTTCCGGGCACGCACCGACGACGGACGCGGACCCTTCCTGCGCACCGGCGACCTCGGAGCCCTGCTCGACGACGACCTCTACATCACCGGCCGCAGCAAGGACGTCCTGGTCCTGCACGGACGCAATCTGCACCCCTCCGACATCGAGTACGAACTCCGCTCCCAGCACGAGGAGTTGGAGGGCCTGCACGGAGCCGTCTTCATGGTCGGTGACGGCGACGGCGCCGACATCGCCCCCGCGGTCGTCGCCGTCCACGAGATCCGCGCCCACTGGGGGGCGGAGCGGCTGGGGCAGATCGCCGTCGGAATGAAGCAGACCGTGGCCCGGGAGTTCGGCGTCCCCGTCGCGGCGGTCGCCCTGGTCCGGCCGGGCGGCGTCCGGCGTACCACGAGCGGCAAGGTGCAGCGCGCGGCGATGCGCGCCCTCTACCTCGCCGGGGACCTGGACACCCTTCACCTCGGCGAGGACCCGCTGCTCACCGCGGCCCTGGCCGAACACCGGCGGGTGAGCGGGCGATGACCACCACGGCCGATCTGGAGTCCCTGCTCGCCGCCCACGAGGACGACGTCTTCTCGCCCGAGACGCTCGCCGGGCTCGACGAGCGGGAGGAGTTCCCCGACGGGGCCGTCCGCGTCCTCGACGAGGCCGGGCTGCCCGCCCACTACGTGCTGACCCAGGACGGCGACCTCGGCGAGACGGTACGGCTGCTGCGCGCGGTCGCCCGCCGCGACCTGACCGTCGCCATCGCCCACGGCAAGACGTTCCTCGGGGCGGCCCCGGTGTGGGTGGCCGGCACCCCGGAGCAGGCCGCGCGGCTCGCCGACCGTGTCCGCGCCGGCGAACCGGTCTGCTGGGGCCTGACCGAACGCGGCCACGGCGCCGACCTGCTCGCGGGCGACCTCAAGGCGACGAAGGACGAGAGCGGGGGCACGGCGGGTGGCGTCGGGGCCGTGACCGGTGGGGCCGGTGTCGATGGTGCCGGTGGTGCCGCCTTGACCGGTGACGTCGGAGCCGGGGTCGGTGGCGCCGGGACCACAGCCCGGGCCGCCGGGGCCGAGGACGGGGATGGAGCCGGAGCCGAGGACGGGGATGGAGCCGGTGCCTCCGGATCCGGTGCGGCCCGGGCCGGAGCCGGTGGCCTCGGTGGCTGGCGGCTCACCGGTGAGAAGTGGCTGATCAACAACGCCACCCGCGCCGGCCTCGCCTGCGTCCTCGCCCGCACGGATCCGGCGGGCGGCGCGCGCGGCTTCAGCCTCTTCCTGGTGGACAGGCGCCGACTGCCCGAGGGGGCCTGGCGGAACCTGCCGAAGGTCCGTACGCACGGCATCCGCGGCGCGGACATCAGCGGCTTCACCCTGAACGGCGCCCCCGTCCCCGCCGACGCGGTCGTCGGAGAGGAGGGCGACGGGATCCCCGTGGTCCTCAAGACCCTCCAGCTCACCCGCATCGCCTGCACCGCGCTCTCCCTCGGCGCCGCCGACCACGCCCTGCGTCTGGCCCGGGACTTCGCGGCCGGCCGCGAACTGTACGGCCGCCGTCTCGCCGACGTCCCCCACGTACGCCGCATCCTCGGCCGGGCGGCAGCGGTCACGCTGACCGCCGAGGCGGTGAGCCTGCTCTCCGCGCGCTCGGCGCACACCCTGCCCGGGGAACTCAGCGCGATCTCCGCGATCGCCAAGGCGTACGTGCCGACGCTCACCCAGGAGACCCTCGGCTCGCTCGGTGAACTGCTGGGCGTACGTGGCTTCCTCACCTCACCCCCGGGCGGCGGCTTCGCCAAACTGGAGCGCGACCACCGCATCTGCGCCGTCTTCGACGGCAGTACGGCCGTCAACCGCGCGACCCTCCTCCACCAGATGCCGCGCCTGGCCCGCCAGTTGAGCCGCCGCAGGACGGACGGCGAAGGCCTGCGCTCCGCCGCCGACCTCACCGCACCCCTGCCCCCGTTCGACCCGGCCCGGCTGAGCCTGCTGTCCGTGACGGGATGCAGCGCCGTGCAGGCCCTGCCCGACCTCGCGGCCCGCGCACGGACGCGGACGACACCGCGGACCGGCCCGCTCCTGGACCGGCTGCTGGTCGAACTGGCCCGCCTGGAAACGGAGTCGGCGGACTTCGTACCGGTGGCGGGCGGACTCCCCGCCACGGCGTTCCGCCTCGCCGAGGCGTACGAACGCGCCTACGCCGCGGCGGCCTGCCTGCTGCTGTGGCTGGAGAACCCCTCCTTGCGCACAGGACGGCTCGGCGGGGACGACCTGTGGCTGCGGGCCTGCCTGACCGCCCTGCTCGCGGAGGACGGCGGCGACGTCCTCGACGCCCTCGCCGAGGTCGTCCTGCGCGGCCCCGCACCGGAGTTCACCCTGTCGGGAGGTGCCGCATGACCACCGCCACGGGCCTCGCCCCCAAGCGAGCCGACGAACTGGAGCACCTGCTCGGCAGTCTCGCCGACCCCGCCAACCCGACCGGTGCCGGCGCGATCCTCGCCGCCGACGAACGCGGCGAGACGCTCACCGCCGGGGAGTCGCTGCTGCACTCCTACGGACTGAACGCCGAGTTCGTCCCACCCGAGCTGGGGGGCAGGCTGGAGCGGGCCGACCACCTGACCGAGGTCATGCGCGCGCTCTACCGCCGCGACCCCGCGCTCGGTCTCGGCTACGGCGCCAGCTCGCTCATCGCCGGCGTCACCCTGTGGACCGCCGGAGACGAACGGCAGCGCCAGTACGCCGCCCGGCTGCTCCTCGACGGCCGACGCGTCGCCATCGCCTTCCACGAACTGGCGCACGGCAACGACATGGCCGGTACGGAGTTCACCGCGACCACCGAGGCCGACGGCTCGCTCCGGCTGAGCGGCCGAAAGGAGGTCGTCACCAACATCCGGCGCGCCGACGCCATGGTCGTGCTCGCCCGCACCGACACCCGGCCCGGTCCGCGCAGCCACTCCCTGGTCCTCGTGGACCGGGCGGGCGCCGACCCGGCACGCCTGACCGACCTGCCGCGCTTCGGCACCGTGGGGATGCGGGGGGTCCAGCTCGGCGGCCTGCGCTTCGACGACCTGCCCGTGCCCTCCTCTGCGGTCCTCGGCCCGGTCGGCTCCGGCCTCGAAACCGCGCTGAAGGCCCTGCAGATCACCCGTACGGTGCTGCCCGCGATGGCCACCGGCATCCTCGACACCGGACTGCGCATCGCCGTGGACCACCTGACGGGGCGCCGGCTGTACGGCGGTGCCGCGACCGACCTCCCGTACGTCCGCTCGGAGCTGGCCGGGGTCTTCACCGACCTGCTGCGCGCCGAGGCCCTCGGCGCGGTCGGCGCCCGTGCGCTGCACCTGGTGCCCGGTGCGGCGAGCGTGTACTCCTCGGCGGTGAAGTTCGAGGTGTCCCGGCTGCTCCTCGGGGCCATGGACCGGCTCTCGGAACTCCTCGGCGCCCACTTCTACCTGCGCGAGGGGCCGACCGCGCTGTTCCAGAAGCTGCTGCGCGACCTCGCCCCCGTCGGCTTCGGGCACATCGCGCGCGCCGCCTGCCAGATGAGCCTGCTGCCCCAGCTCCCCCTGCTGGCCCGCCGCACCTGGGCCCGCCCCGGCACCGAGGCGCCCGGCGACCTGTTCGCGCTCGCGGAGGCGCTGCCGCCCCTGCGCCACGACCGGTTGACCCTGCACGCCGGGGGCCGCGATCCGGTAGCGGGGGCCCTGCGCGCCCTGGCCGACACGTCCTGGTCGGCCGAGCACGCGGACCTGCGTACGGCGGTCGTCGACGACCACACCGACCTGGCGGAACTGGCAGCCGTGTGCGGGGTGTTGTCACCGGTGGAGCTCGGCGTCGACGCCCGCCCCGAGCACTACGACCTCGTCACCCGGTACGTGCGCCTGCTGTCCCGGACCGTCTGCGTCCAGGTCTGGCGGCACGCCCCTCCGGGCGACTTCCTGGCCGACCCCGCCTGGCTGCGCGCGGCCCTGCACCGGTCGGCCCCCGGCCCGTACGGACCCGGCCCCCTGCCCGCCCCGGTGGAGGGCGCGCTCTTCGCCGAGCTCCTGGACCGCCGGGACACCGGCCGCTCCTTCGGCCTGACGGGCAGACCACTCGCCGTCTGACGACCGCCGGCCGGCCTCGAACCCGAGCCCGACCGTAGGCCGTACGCCGCCGGAGGCCGCACCTGCTCAAGGCCACGCCTGCTGACGGCCGCGCCTGCCGGAGGCCCCGCTCGCCGAGGGCCG
The DNA window shown above is from Streptomyces akebiae and carries:
- a CDS encoding acyl-CoA dehydrogenase, coding for MTTATGLAPKRADELEHLLGSLADPANPTGAGAILAADERGETLTAGESLLHSYGLNAEFVPPELGGRLERADHLTEVMRALYRRDPALGLGYGASSLIAGVTLWTAGDERQRQYAARLLLDGRRVAIAFHELAHGNDMAGTEFTATTEADGSLRLSGRKEVVTNIRRADAMVVLARTDTRPGPRSHSLVLVDRAGADPARLTDLPRFGTVGMRGVQLGGLRFDDLPVPSSAVLGPVGSGLETALKALQITRTVLPAMATGILDTGLRIAVDHLTGRRLYGGAATDLPYVRSELAGVFTDLLRAEALGAVGARALHLVPGAASVYSSAVKFEVSRLLLGAMDRLSELLGAHFYLREGPTALFQKLLRDLAPVGFGHIARAACQMSLLPQLPLLARRTWARPGTEAPGDLFALAEALPPLRHDRLTLHAGGRDPVAGALRALADTSWSAEHADLRTAVVDDHTDLAELAAVCGVLSPVELGVDARPEHYDLVTRYVRLLSRTVCVQVWRHAPPGDFLADPAWLRAALHRSAPGPYGPGPLPAPVEGALFAELLDRRDTGRSFGLTGRPLAV
- a CDS encoding fatty acyl-AMP ligase produces the protein MRELLTMLRERAARDPQQPAVTLVSDFTDINRTVRNRAELDLHSRRTASWLRERFSPGDRALLLYSPGIEFTTAFSACVYAGVIAVPAPLPGRYRHERRRLAAIARDAGVRVVLTQSGDLPDVEKWVAEEGIVGAVCHATDTGEGDPEAWTAPEVSPDTLALLQYTSGSTGDPKGVMVTHGNLVANVERMVDTFGNDSATTYGGWIPLYHDMGLIGLMLPGLLCGSGYVQMDPMSFLRRPYHWLRMLDACDVGFTAAPDFGYELCVRRVTDEQLATLDLSRVKLADGSEPVRADVVAAFTERFAAAGLRPEALIPVYGLAEATLLASGTAGRPPLRTAVDAAALENQVLRPATGTEPSRVLVGCGAPTGSDVLIVDPGTGRALPDGRIGEIWLSGPCVTAGYWENEHVTEATFRARTDDGRGPFLRTGDLGALLDDDLYITGRSKDVLVLHGRNLHPSDIEYELRSQHEELEGLHGAVFMVGDGDGADIAPAVVAVHEIRAHWGAERLGQIAVGMKQTVAREFGVPVAAVALVRPGGVRRTTSGKVQRAAMRALYLAGDLDTLHLGEDPLLTAALAEHRRVSGR
- a CDS encoding ABC transporter ATP-binding protein produces the protein MHTSTASAVLVDALHKKYRANHALRGVELEVRYGEVRGLLGPNGAGKTTLVKILTTLLSPDSGRVVVNGWDVYEHPEKVRCSIGMAGQYSTVDGLLTGFENLYLLAKLRGVGRRTARRLADDLLSRFRLTAVAGRPAGTYSGGTRRRLDLAAALVGSPPLVVLDEPTTGLDPESRLDTWEAVGELVAGGTTILLTTQYLEEADRLADRITVIDRGRVVAEGTSDELKATAGNRLVVCVAEDHQLDAAARAAARATGATPTVDRRARRVEASAGDGRAALGRALAALESEDVEVLEIGLSRCTLDDVFLGLTGHARRKAA
- a CDS encoding acyl-CoA dehydrogenase family protein; this encodes MTTTADLESLLAAHEDDVFSPETLAGLDEREEFPDGAVRVLDEAGLPAHYVLTQDGDLGETVRLLRAVARRDLTVAIAHGKTFLGAAPVWVAGTPEQAARLADRVRAGEPVCWGLTERGHGADLLAGDLKATKDESGGTAGGVGAVTGGAGVDGAGGAALTGDVGAGVGGAGTTARAAGAEDGDGAGAEDGDGAGASGSGAARAGAGGLGGWRLTGEKWLINNATRAGLACVLARTDPAGGARGFSLFLVDRRRLPEGAWRNLPKVRTHGIRGADISGFTLNGAPVPADAVVGEEGDGIPVVLKTLQLTRIACTALSLGAADHALRLARDFAAGRELYGRRLADVPHVRRILGRAAAVTLTAEAVSLLSARSAHTLPGELSAISAIAKAYVPTLTQETLGSLGELLGVRGFLTSPPGGGFAKLERDHRICAVFDGSTAVNRATLLHQMPRLARQLSRRRTDGEGLRSAADLTAPLPPFDPARLSLLSVTGCSAVQALPDLAARARTRTTPRTGPLLDRLLVELARLETESADFVPVAGGLPATAFRLAEAYERAYAAAACLLLWLENPSLRTGRLGGDDLWLRACLTALLAEDGGDVLDALAEVVLRGPAPEFTLSGGAA